The following are encoded in a window of Rhodomicrobium lacus genomic DNA:
- the putA gene encoding bifunctional proline dehydrogenase/L-glutamate gamma-semialdehyde dehydrogenase PutA: MNIMNQVFDSGSGAALREEIRKVTRLPEPEIVPPLVSRARLDPPTAERVAALARRLVAELRAEKKDGFGVEALMQQFALSTREGVALMCLAESLLRIPDARTRDHIIRDKLAKGDWGAHAGKSSSFFVNASAWGLLVTGRLVSAREAEGFGAALSRAMAKGGEPVIRKALDLAMRLVGRQFVTGQTIEEALDHAAPFEAKGFSYSFDMLGEAAMTDADTLAYLASYEHAIRIIGERRRGRSIYAAPGISVKLSAVHPRYTYAQMDRVGAELYPRLLRLATMAAERGIGFNIDAEETDRLEPSLDLLERLAFEPALREWQGLGFVVQAYQKRAAPVIDWAIDLAERSGRRIMVRLVKGAYWDSEIKRAQADGLAGFPVFTRKAYTDVSYLACAKRLLAAGERVFPQFATHNAHTLSAIYHLAAPDFRVGAYEFQCLHGMGEALYSRVVGEGELDRPCRIYAPVGTHETLLAYLVRRLLENGANSSFVHQLVDERVSVDDLIADPVEEAARLGGAPHPEIAAPADLFAPRRNSRGLDLADAVERDAFARAIEASRAMTFRAAPTTFRAAPISADAAKDAGPPRAIVNPADPADIVGHAADATAADIEGALVQAADAVPRWAATPAADRASMLERAADLIENARLSLGALIVREAGRTMPNAIPEIREAADFCRYYAADARTLAAAPLGPIACISPWNFPLAIFTGQIAAALAAGNTVLAKPAEQTPLVAAEAVRILHEAGIPQDVLHLLPGAGDVGAALISDARVKGVVFTGSTSVAKSIERTLATRGPVPLIAETGGQNAMIVDSSALPEQVVADVLASAFDSAGQRCSALRVLCLQDEIADDILAMLQGAMAELRVGDPAKIETDIGPVIDAEARDALANYIEKKRDRVLCQTPVPAEARGTFIAPTLIRLDRIAELKREVFGPVLHVLRFRREDLAATLDAVNATGYGLTLGVHSRIDETQGSVGARAQAGNIYVNRNMIGAVVGSQPFGGEGLSGTGPKAGGPLYLRRLARDAAPPRLEGARDEEKLAAFDALATWVRSGAGGLLGTSDRALLSSVFSVYRDATPFAREVTLPGPVGEENRLLFQPRGRVLGVAETVAELLHQFGAALVTGNEFASLDIKAAHALCDKLPAALASRCSMAPSIRGVDIAAVLAIDERAAEAARAASEREGAIVPVLPGPPYPLTMLVREKTVSTNTAAAGGNASLMALGK, from the coding sequence ATGAACATCATGAACCAGGTTTTCGATTCCGGGTCTGGCGCCGCTCTTCGTGAGGAAATCCGCAAGGTCACCCGCTTGCCGGAGCCGGAGATTGTTCCACCACTCGTCAGCCGGGCACGGCTTGATCCACCCACGGCGGAGAGGGTTGCCGCTCTGGCGCGCCGCCTTGTTGCCGAGCTTCGCGCGGAGAAGAAGGACGGCTTCGGCGTCGAGGCGCTGATGCAGCAATTCGCGCTGTCGACCCGCGAGGGCGTGGCGCTGATGTGCCTTGCCGAGTCGCTGCTTCGCATCCCCGACGCCCGGACGCGCGATCACATCATCCGCGACAAACTCGCAAAGGGCGACTGGGGAGCGCATGCGGGCAAAAGCTCGTCGTTCTTCGTGAATGCGTCGGCGTGGGGGCTGCTCGTCACCGGGCGGCTCGTCTCCGCGCGTGAAGCGGAGGGCTTCGGCGCCGCACTCAGCCGTGCGATGGCCAAGGGCGGCGAACCCGTGATCCGCAAGGCGCTGGATCTCGCGATGCGGCTCGTCGGCCGCCAGTTCGTCACCGGGCAGACGATCGAGGAAGCGCTCGATCATGCCGCGCCTTTCGAGGCCAAAGGCTTCAGCTATTCCTTCGACATGCTGGGCGAAGCGGCGATGACCGACGCGGATACGCTCGCCTATCTCGCATCTTACGAACACGCCATCCGCATCATCGGCGAGCGGCGGCGCGGGCGGAGCATTTATGCGGCGCCGGGCATCTCGGTGAAGCTGTCGGCGGTGCATCCGCGCTACACCTACGCGCAGATGGACCGCGTCGGGGCTGAACTTTACCCCCGCCTTCTGCGTCTGGCGACGATGGCGGCGGAGCGCGGCATCGGCTTCAACATCGACGCGGAGGAAACCGACCGGCTGGAACCGTCGCTGGATCTTCTGGAACGGCTCGCGTTCGAGCCGGCGCTTCGCGAATGGCAGGGCCTCGGCTTCGTGGTGCAGGCTTACCAGAAACGCGCCGCGCCGGTGATCGACTGGGCGATAGACCTCGCGGAGCGTTCAGGCCGCCGCATCATGGTGCGGCTGGTTAAGGGCGCATATTGGGATAGCGAGATCAAGCGCGCGCAGGCGGACGGGCTGGCGGGCTTTCCGGTCTTCACGCGCAAAGCCTATACCGACGTGAGCTATCTCGCCTGCGCCAAGCGGCTGCTTGCGGCAGGCGAACGCGTATTTCCCCAATTCGCCACGCACAACGCACATACGCTATCGGCGATCTACCACCTCGCGGCGCCCGATTTCCGCGTCGGCGCCTATGAATTTCAGTGTCTGCACGGGATGGGCGAGGCGCTTTACAGCCGCGTCGTCGGCGAGGGGGAACTTGATCGCCCGTGCCGCATCTACGCGCCCGTCGGCACGCATGAAACGCTGCTCGCCTATCTCGTGCGGCGGCTTCTCGAAAATGGCGCGAACTCCTCTTTCGTCCATCAGCTCGTCGACGAGCGCGTGAGCGTCGACGACCTCATTGCCGACCCCGTGGAGGAGGCCGCCCGGCTTGGCGGCGCTCCTCATCCCGAAATCGCCGCGCCCGCCGATCTGTTCGCGCCGCGCCGGAACTCGCGAGGGCTCGATCTTGCGGACGCCGTGGAGCGAGACGCCTTTGCGCGCGCTATCGAGGCAAGCCGGGCCATGACGTTCCGCGCCGCGCCCACGACATTCCGCGCCGCGCCCATTTCAGCCGACGCGGCGAAAGACGCGGGCCCGCCGCGCGCCATCGTCAATCCGGCCGACCCCGCCGACATCGTGGGGCATGCCGCCGACGCGACCGCCGCCGACATCGAGGGCGCACTCGTGCAAGCCGCCGATGCGGTCCCACGCTGGGCCGCGACGCCCGCCGCAGACCGCGCTTCCATGCTGGAGCGCGCCGCCGACCTGATCGAAAACGCTCGCCTCAGTCTCGGCGCGCTCATCGTTCGCGAGGCGGGCCGCACCATGCCCAACGCCATCCCGGAAATACGCGAGGCAGCCGATTTCTGCCGTTACTACGCCGCCGACGCGAGGACCCTCGCAGCGGCACCGCTCGGCCCGATTGCATGCATCAGCCCCTGGAACTTTCCGCTCGCCATCTTCACCGGCCAGATCGCGGCGGCGCTCGCGGCGGGCAACACCGTGCTCGCCAAGCCCGCAGAGCAAACGCCGCTCGTCGCCGCTGAAGCCGTGCGCATTCTCCACGAAGCGGGCATTCCGCAGGATGTGCTGCACCTCTTGCCCGGCGCTGGCGATGTCGGCGCGGCGCTCATTTCGGACGCGCGTGTGAAGGGCGTCGTCTTCACCGGCTCGACATCGGTGGCGAAATCCATCGAACGCACGCTCGCCACGCGCGGGCCAGTGCCGCTCATCGCCGAGACGGGCGGGCAGAACGCCATGATCGTCGACTCGTCGGCACTGCCCGAGCAGGTGGTGGCGGACGTGCTCGCTTCCGCCTTCGACTCCGCCGGACAGCGCTGCTCCGCGCTTCGCGTGCTGTGCCTTCAGGACGAGATTGCCGACGACATTCTCGCCATGCTGCAAGGCGCGATGGCCGAGCTTCGCGTGGGCGACCCGGCGAAAATCGAAACAGACATCGGCCCGGTGATCGACGCGGAGGCGCGCGATGCTCTGGCGAATTACATCGAAAAGAAGCGCGACCGCGTGCTCTGCCAGACGCCGGTTCCCGCCGAAGCAAGGGGCACCTTCATCGCGCCGACGCTCATCCGTCTCGACCGCATCGCGGAGCTGAAGCGCGAGGTGTTCGGCCCGGTGCTGCACGTGTTGCGCTTCCGCCGCGAGGATCTGGCCGCGACGCTCGACGCGGTGAATGCGACCGGCTACGGCCTCACGCTCGGGGTCCATTCGCGCATCGACGAGACGCAAGGCTCCGTTGGGGCGCGCGCCCAAGCGGGCAACATCTATGTGAACCGGAACATGATCGGCGCGGTGGTGGGTTCGCAACCCTTCGGCGGCGAGGGGCTGTCCGGCACCGGGCCGAAAGCGGGCGGGCCGCTTTATCTGCGCAGGCTCGCGAGGGACGCGGCACCGCCCCGGCTTGAAGGCGCACGCGACGAGGAGAAGCTTGCGGCATTCGATGCCCTCGCCACATGGGTCCGGTCCGGCGCGGGCGGTCTCCTCGGCACGTCGGACCGCGCGCTTCTCTCCAGCGTGTTCAGCGTCTATCGCGATGCGACGCCGTTCGCGCGTGAAGTGACCCTCCCCGGCCCTGTCGGCGAGGAAAACCGGCTGCTCTTCCAGCCGCGCGGGCGCGTGCTTGGCGTGGCCGAGACGGTTGCCGAGTTGCTTCACCAGTTCGGCGCCGCACTCGTCACCGGCAACGAATTCGCATCCCTCGACATCAAGGCGGCTCACGCGCTCTGCGATAAGCTACCGGCAGCGCTCGCTTCGCGGTGTTCCATGGCGCCCTCGATCCGGGGGGTTGATATTGCGGCGGTTCTCGCCATCGATGAAAGGGCGGCAGAAGCGGCGCGCGCGGCTTCCGAGCGCGAAGGGGCAATCGTGCCCGTGCTGCCCGGTCCGCCCTACCCTCTCACGATGCTGGTTCGTGAGAAGACCGTTTCGACCAACACGGCGGCGGCGGGCGGCAATGCAAGCCTGATGGCGCTCGGCAAATAG
- a CDS encoding linear amide C-N hydrolase: MKPRALALFAAAFALTSAGTASPCTRILFTGEDKTVLTGRTLDWMEDMASDLWAFPAGLERDGAAGPRSLKWTSKYGSVVTASYNAGSGDGLNEKGLVANLLYLAEADYGSADGQKPLLSNVAWAQYALDNFATVSEAVEAFRKEPFTLLAPTFPNGSASTLHLSLSDASGDSAIFEYVGGKLLIHHGKQYTVMTNSPTYDKQLAINEYWEDVGGYAFLPGTSRASDRFARASFFLNRLPKKIDPNYIKSVPDQSFENQAAASVLSTVRSVSVPLGLAASKDEPNIASTIWRTVSDQKDRVYFFDSATRPNTFWVSLDKLDLKRGAPVKKLALANGEIYAGETAGEFKDTAPFKFLEATATARADAGEKRSDTAKRERTMPRGERLR; this comes from the coding sequence ATGAAGCCTCGCGCCCTTGCCCTGTTCGCCGCCGCGTTCGCGCTGACATCGGCGGGAACGGCGTCTCCCTGCACACGCATCCTTTTCACCGGCGAAGACAAGACCGTCCTTACGGGCCGCACGCTCGACTGGATGGAGGACATGGCGTCCGACCTTTGGGCTTTCCCGGCAGGGCTCGAACGCGACGGCGCCGCCGGACCGCGCTCGCTGAAATGGACCTCGAAATATGGCAGCGTCGTCACCGCGAGCTATAATGCGGGCAGCGGCGACGGCTTGAACGAAAAGGGTCTCGTCGCGAACCTGCTTTATCTCGCTGAGGCGGATTACGGATCGGCGGACGGCCAGAAGCCGCTTCTTTCCAACGTCGCCTGGGCGCAATATGCGCTCGACAATTTCGCGACGGTTTCGGAAGCCGTCGAGGCATTCCGCAAGGAGCCGTTCACCCTTCTCGCGCCGACCTTCCCGAACGGCTCGGCGTCGACCCTGCATCTTTCGCTGTCCGACGCCTCGGGCGATTCCGCGATCTTTGAATATGTCGGCGGCAAGCTCCTCATTCATCACGGCAAGCAGTACACGGTGATGACGAACTCGCCGACCTACGACAAGCAGCTTGCAATCAACGAATATTGGGAGGATGTCGGCGGCTATGCCTTTCTGCCAGGCACCAGCCGCGCTTCCGATCGTTTCGCGCGCGCCTCGTTCTTCCTGAACCGCCTGCCGAAGAAGATCGACCCGAATTACATCAAGAGCGTGCCGGACCAGAGCTTCGAAAATCAGGCCGCGGCCAGCGTGCTGAGCACAGTGCGCAGTGTGAGCGTGCCGCTCGGCCTTGCCGCGAGCAAGGACGAGCCGAACATCGCCTCTACGATCTGGCGCACGGTGTCGGACCAGAAGGACCGCGTTTACTTCTTCGATTCCGCCACGCGCCCGAACACCTTCTGGGTCTCGCTCGACAAGCTCGACCTGAAGCGCGGCGCGCCCGTGAAGAAGCTCGCGCTGGCGAACGGCGAAATCTATGCGGGCGAGACGGCGGGCGAATTCAAGGACACAGCGCCGTTCAAGTTTCTTGAGGCGACGGCAACGGCTCGCGCCGATGCTGGCGAGAAGCGCAGCGATACCGCGAAACGAGAACGCACAATGCCACGTGGGGAGCGGCTGCGGTAA
- a CDS encoding LysE family translocator, with amino-acid sequence MWAESIIDPTRFAIIGLVIGVLIAAPVGPVNIVCIQRTLERGFWGGFAAGLGAVLADGLIASVAAYGATAISGFMREHQLKIELVGGVILVAFGLSIYRAQPTIVATATTNIARLRRLSNTIPPFFRPALRFRIWRIIPHLNIVPQTFFLTITNPGAILGLFALFGGATSIMGGIDTWVQAVTAVTSIMTGSLLWWMGLSRLISRVRHKLTESRLKRINQASGVVLVIFGLALFAQFAYGLAGHRFGDTDPSAMNTLLIAFPRR; translated from the coding sequence ATGTGGGCAGAGTCGATCATCGATCCGACACGATTTGCCATCATCGGCCTTGTCATCGGCGTGCTGATCGCGGCTCCCGTCGGGCCGGTGAACATCGTGTGCATCCAGCGGACGCTGGAGCGAGGTTTCTGGGGCGGTTTCGCCGCGGGCCTCGGGGCGGTGCTTGCCGACGGGCTCATTGCGTCGGTGGCAGCCTATGGTGCAACCGCGATTTCCGGCTTCATGCGCGAGCACCAGCTCAAGATCGAGTTGGTTGGCGGGGTCATCCTCGTCGCCTTCGGCCTCAGCATTTATCGCGCGCAACCGACGATCGTGGCCACAGCGACAACCAATATCGCGCGCCTGAGACGGCTTTCTAATACGATCCCGCCCTTTTTCCGGCCAGCACTGCGCTTTCGCATCTGGCGGATCATCCCGCATCTCAACATCGTGCCGCAGACATTCTTCCTCACCATCACCAACCCCGGTGCGATCCTCGGTCTGTTCGCGCTGTTCGGCGGCGCCACTTCCATCATGGGCGGCATCGACACCTGGGTGCAGGCCGTAACGGCGGTCACATCCATCATGACGGGAAGCCTGCTGTGGTGGATGGGGCTTTCACGCCTTATCAGCCGCGTGCGCCACAAGCTGACCGAAAGCCGCCTGAAGCGCATCAATCAGGCGTCGGGCGTGGTTCTGGTCATCTTCGGGCTGGCGCTCTTCGCGCAGTTCGCATACGGCCTGGCGGGCCATCGCTTCGGCGATACGGACCCTTCCGCGATGAATACGCTCCTGATAGCCTTCCCAAGACGTTAG
- a CDS encoding heparinase II/III family protein has protein sequence MMPPQMSDQARLAALAVNRAGRSAIRLALKSPFSRWMSGVPAAYHLLILPHDLRTGDPSFAVELYDGYFGLAGATAPIGSESPFRVMPPSVPWQKELYGFGWLRHLHAAEDQIAREKARKLTLDWIAFANSAPPLGRDRDITARRVIALLSHAAFLLDGAEPDFYDAVMRMLSRDLHDLTVVYGDGSGVPKLRALTAILLAGLCIAEHETYLTSYLPAFSAELDRQILEDGGHVSRDPGELIEILLELLPLKQCFVARQLEPPEKLYSALKRMQAMVRFLRLGDGSLARFNGMGPTFLDQVSAVLAYDDMGATFPDLHAPNSGYARLAAGDVVVIADAGAPPPLHLSARAHAGCGAFEMSVGTEPLIANCGAPQDETGDWYVVSRSTAAHSTLSIDDLSSSRLIKAQESFAGRELFWLSGPRSVQHEIIENAASIGVRIGHDGYRERFGMNHRRQLALHKSGHEFAGHDQLVPANQTAIEADARFAIRFHLHPRVAAQLSRNTNAVTLTLPSGATWRMVAEGADLDIEESIFFADPICLRRSLQIVLKGPCSAATSVHWKFEKVAQQQKPIIQGAHPRRLV, from the coding sequence ATGATGCCACCTCAGATGTCAGATCAGGCGCGACTTGCCGCGCTCGCCGTGAACAGGGCGGGTCGGTCCGCGATCCGGCTTGCGTTGAAATCGCCTTTCTCGCGCTGGATGTCCGGTGTTCCCGCCGCCTATCACCTTCTCATCCTGCCGCACGATTTGCGCACGGGCGACCCAAGCTTCGCGGTCGAGCTTTACGACGGCTATTTCGGGCTGGCGGGAGCGACCGCGCCCATCGGGTCCGAATCGCCGTTCCGCGTCATGCCGCCGTCGGTTCCATGGCAGAAAGAACTTTACGGCTTCGGCTGGCTTCGCCACCTGCACGCCGCCGAGGATCAGATCGCCCGTGAGAAAGCCCGCAAGCTCACGCTCGACTGGATCGCCTTCGCGAACAGTGCGCCGCCGCTCGGCCGCGACCGGGACATCACCGCGCGGCGTGTGATCGCGCTCCTCTCGCACGCGGCCTTCCTGCTCGACGGCGCGGAGCCGGACTTCTACGACGCCGTGATGCGCATGCTGTCGCGCGACCTGCACGATCTGACCGTCGTTTATGGCGACGGCTCAGGCGTGCCGAAGCTCAGGGCGCTGACCGCGATCCTCCTCGCCGGGCTTTGCATCGCCGAACACGAAACCTACCTCACGTCCTATCTGCCAGCGTTCTCGGCGGAACTCGACCGACAGATCCTCGAAGACGGCGGCCACGTCTCCCGCGACCCGGGCGAACTCATCGAAATCCTGCTCGAACTTTTGCCGCTGAAGCAGTGCTTCGTCGCGCGCCAGCTCGAACCGCCGGAAAAGCTCTACTCCGCGCTGAAACGCATGCAGGCCATGGTGCGCTTCCTGCGCCTCGGCGACGGCAGCCTCGCGCGGTTCAACGGCATGGGACCGACCTTCCTCGATCAGGTTTCCGCCGTTCTCGCCTATGACGATATGGGTGCCACCTTTCCCGACCTCCACGCGCCGAATTCGGGTTACGCCCGGCTTGCGGCGGGCGACGTCGTCGTGATCGCGGATGCGGGCGCGCCGCCGCCCCTGCATCTCTCGGCGCGGGCGCATGCCGGTTGCGGCGCGTTCGAAATGAGCGTCGGGACAGAGCCGCTGATCGCCAATTGCGGAGCACCGCAGGATGAAACGGGCGACTGGTACGTCGTTTCGCGATCCACGGCAGCGCATTCGACGCTCAGCATCGACGATCTGTCGTCTTCGCGGCTCATCAAGGCGCAGGAAAGTTTCGCGGGGCGCGAACTGTTCTGGCTGTCGGGTCCGCGCAGCGTCCAGCACGAGATCATCGAAAACGCCGCCTCCATCGGGGTGCGCATCGGCCATGACGGCTATCGCGAGCGCTTCGGCATGAACCACCGCAGGCAGCTCGCGCTCCACAAATCGGGCCATGAATTTGCCGGCCACGACCAGCTCGTGCCTGCCAACCAGACCGCCATCGAGGCGGATGCCCGCTTCGCGATCCGCTTCCATCTGCATCCGCGTGTCGCGGCGCAGCTTTCGCGCAATACGAATGCCGTCACGCTCACCTTGCCCTCGGGCGCGACGTGGCGCATGGTGGCGGAAGGCGCCGACCTCGACATCGAGGAGAGCATTTTCTTCGCAGATCCGATCTGCCTTAGACGCTCTCTTCAGATCGTCCTCAAGGGACCGTGCTCGGCGGCAACGTCCGTCCATTGGAAATTCGAGAAGGTGGCGCAGCAGCAGAAGCCCATCATTCAGGGCGCCCATCCCCGCCGTCTCGTCTGA
- the purH gene encoding bifunctional phosphoribosylaminoimidazolecarboxamide formyltransferase/IMP cyclohydrolase, with protein MSAQSTKPQVFPVRRALISVSDKSNLAEFARKLDALGIEIVSTGGTAAFLRDNGIAVVSVSDVTKFPEILEGRVKTLHPAIHGGILANLEQSSAREALAQHNIAPIGLVVINLYPFEETLKKHAADFDTMIENIDVGGPAMLRAAAKNHNCVTVVTDPADYEAVAAELSGETRGTSDATRRRLAAKAFARTAAYDTAIATWFAGQTGSAASSHTITGTLKQSLRYGENPHQKAALYESTERNGPGIVGAEQVQGKELSYNNLTDADAAFELISEFPSGEPAVAIVKHANPCGVALGSSLVEAYRKALACDPVSAFGGIVALNGRLEEDAAREILKIFTEVVIVPEASDAARAAFAAKPNVRLLVTGGLLPVARQPYFRSVAGGFLVQDADVGGFEGKTLRTVTKREPSEVERANMVFAMRVTKHVKSNAIVFAKDGATIGIGAGQMSRVDSVRLAVWKAREAAEHAGKNPDEALKDTAVASDAFFPFADGLLAAADAGATSIIQPGGSMRDEEVIRAADERGLAMVFTGVRHFRH; from the coding sequence ATGTCCGCACAATCCACGAAACCGCAAGTTTTTCCGGTGCGCCGCGCACTCATTTCCGTTTCCGACAAGTCGAACCTTGCGGAATTCGCCAGGAAGCTCGATGCACTCGGCATCGAGATCGTCTCCACGGGTGGCACTGCCGCCTTCCTGCGCGATAATGGCATCGCCGTCGTGTCGGTGTCCGATGTCACGAAATTCCCCGAGATCCTCGAAGGCCGCGTGAAGACGCTGCACCCCGCCATCCACGGCGGCATCCTCGCCAATCTCGAACAGTCGAGCGCGCGCGAGGCGCTGGCACAGCATAACATCGCTCCAATCGGTCTCGTGGTCATCAACCTCTATCCTTTCGAGGAGACGCTCAAGAAGCACGCGGCCGACTTCGATACGATGATCGAGAACATCGACGTCGGCGGTCCGGCCATGCTGCGCGCGGCGGCGAAGAACCATAATTGCGTGACGGTCGTCACGGACCCGGCCGATTACGAGGCGGTCGCAGCCGAACTTTCCGGCGAAACGCGCGGGACGAGCGACGCAACGCGCCGCCGCCTCGCGGCCAAGGCCTTCGCGCGCACCGCCGCTTACGACACCGCGATTGCGACGTGGTTCGCCGGGCAGACCGGCTCCGCGGCATCGTCCCACACCATCACGGGCACGCTGAAGCAGAGCCTGCGTTACGGCGAGAATCCGCACCAGAAGGCCGCTCTTTACGAATCGACCGAACGGAACGGGCCGGGCATCGTCGGTGCCGAGCAGGTGCAGGGCAAGGAACTCTCTTACAACAATCTTACCGACGCCGACGCGGCCTTCGAACTGATTTCGGAATTTCCGAGCGGCGAGCCTGCGGTGGCCATCGTCAAGCATGCCAATCCGTGCGGCGTCGCGCTGGGCTCGTCACTCGTCGAAGCGTACAGGAAGGCGCTGGCCTGCGATCCGGTCAGCGCATTCGGTGGCATCGTCGCGTTGAACGGACGTCTGGAAGAGGATGCTGCCCGCGAAATCCTCAAGATCTTCACCGAAGTCGTGATCGTGCCGGAGGCGTCCGACGCGGCGCGCGCGGCATTCGCCGCAAAGCCGAACGTGCGGCTTCTGGTGACGGGCGGCTTGTTGCCGGTCGCGCGTCAGCCCTATTTCCGCTCGGTCGCCGGCGGTTTCCTCGTGCAGGATGCGGATGTCGGCGGCTTCGAGGGCAAGACGCTGCGGACCGTCACGAAACGTGAACCGTCCGAGGTCGAGCGCGCCAACATGGTTTTCGCCATGCGCGTCACGAAGCATGTGAAGTCGAACGCCATCGTGTTCGCGAAGGACGGCGCCACGATCGGCATCGGCGCAGGGCAGATGAGCCGGGTGGACAGCGTTCGCCTCGCCGTGTGGAAGGCGCGCGAAGCGGCCGAGCACGCCGGGAAAAATCCCGACGAGGCGTTGAAAGATACCGCCGTCGCTTCGGACGCGTTCTTCCCCTTCGCGGACGGTCTGCTCGCCGCTGCCGACGCAGGCGCGACGTCGATCATTCAGCCGGGTGGCTCCATGCGCGACGAGGAAGTGATCCGCGCCGCCGATGAACGCGGCCTCGCCATGGTGTTTACGGGCGTGCGACACTTCCGGCACTGA
- a CDS encoding helix-turn-helix transcriptional regulator, translating to MHASALTVFDPLIDVSLDSLLGSALDQFNAGFAASLANGEVVHANAAARSMADAGWPIRIENGRLRAEDAERTALLLRAIFEAAQAASRANEKPFDRELSLSSPLNRGAIAIAMIRPLDAQLDGRPMVAIHIATYPAQSNSALPVVTQCYGLTKAEARALEHFAKGCSVTEAAAALSLSVNTVKTHLQNIFAKTGASRQKDLMKIVDDLRSPLAHF from the coding sequence TTGCATGCTTCAGCACTAACGGTGTTTGATCCTTTGATTGATGTCTCTCTCGATTCCCTTTTGGGGTCCGCTCTCGACCAGTTTAACGCAGGGTTCGCCGCTTCGCTCGCCAATGGCGAAGTCGTCCATGCGAACGCGGCTGCGCGTTCCATGGCCGACGCGGGCTGGCCTATTCGGATCGAAAACGGTCGCTTGCGCGCTGAGGACGCCGAGCGCACCGCGCTGCTGTTGAGAGCGATTTTCGAGGCGGCGCAGGCGGCATCACGGGCGAACGAAAAGCCGTTCGATCGAGAGTTGTCCCTCTCGTCGCCTCTCAATCGAGGCGCCATCGCCATTGCCATGATCCGTCCACTCGACGCACAACTCGATGGTCGGCCCATGGTGGCGATCCACATTGCCACTTACCCCGCGCAGAGCAATAGCGCCCTGCCAGTCGTTACGCAATGCTACGGTCTGACCAAGGCCGAGGCGCGGGCGCTCGAACACTTCGCGAAAGGGTGCTCCGTAACGGAGGCGGCGGCGGCGCTGTCACTCTCCGTCAACACCGTGAAAACGCATCTGCAGAATATTTTCGCCAAGACGGGCGCCTCCCGGCAGAAAGATCTGATGAAGATCGTAGATGATCTCCGGTCTCCCCTCGCTCATTTCTGA
- a CDS encoding outer membrane protein has translation MALKHTILAGAAALGAAAIAALPAHADGIPASYKDIAPPPPLWTGFYVGAHLGGGWTDIDLGRNHYDYWRDADNFTRYDYNGGLSGSGIFGGLTLGYNWQFGQCCNYIYGIELDVGGWRDDASKTFYIDDDRGGLDPNASTRIRFTSKGGFYGDITGRLGYAAGNTLIYAKGGFAWLNNSVRAGILRENGNAYNYDWSSTTDNGNTLAGWTVGGGLEYKWNYNWSVKAEYLYFNFGEPNVGGACCYTYPGETFSRYKADFKDIGDLTANSFKLGVNYAVFTPPAPLK, from the coding sequence ATGGCTCTCAAGCATACGATTCTGGCAGGCGCCGCCGCACTTGGCGCAGCGGCAATCGCTGCGCTCCCGGCTCATGCAGACGGCATCCCCGCCAGCTATAAGGATATTGCGCCACCGCCGCCGCTTTGGACGGGTTTCTATGTCGGCGCGCATCTGGGCGGCGGCTGGACCGATATCGACCTGGGTCGAAACCACTACGACTATTGGCGGGACGCGGACAATTTTACCCGCTACGACTACAATGGCGGCTTGAGTGGATCGGGCATCTTCGGTGGCCTGACCCTCGGCTATAATTGGCAGTTTGGCCAATGCTGCAACTACATCTACGGCATCGAACTTGACGTCGGCGGCTGGCGTGATGACGCGAGCAAGACATTCTACATCGATGACGACCGTGGCGGCCTCGATCCCAACGCCTCCACTCGCATCCGCTTCACGAGCAAGGGCGGCTTCTACGGCGACATCACGGGGCGCCTCGGCTATGCGGCGGGCAATACGCTGATTTACGCGAAGGGCGGCTTCGCGTGGCTCAACAACTCGGTGCGCGCCGGTATTCTTCGCGAAAATGGCAACGCCTACAACTACGACTGGAGTTCCACGACCGACAACGGCAATACGCTTGCCGGATGGACCGTCGGCGGCGGCCTTGAGTACAAGTGGAATTACAATTGGTCCGTGAAGGCCGAATATCTGTACTTCAATTTCGGCGAGCCGAACGTCGGCGGCGCGTGCTGCTATACATACCCTGGCGAAACGTTCAGCCGCTATAAAGCAGACTTTAAAGACATCGGCGATCTGACGGCCAACTCGTTCAAGCTCGGCGTGAACTATGCTGTCTTCACGCCCCCGGCTCCGCTGAAGTAG